One genomic segment of Ictalurus punctatus breed USDA103 chromosome 12, Coco_2.0, whole genome shotgun sequence includes these proteins:
- the LOC108273089 gene encoding high-affinity lysophosphatidic acid receptor, with protein sequence MMVCNVSSGCGLPEHHTLRYVTNVTGLQETTNSSLSTSLKVVLSVIMVVIITIGFLGNAIVCLIVYQKPAMRSAINLLLATLAFSDIMLSLFCMPVTAVTVVSHDWCFGLDFCRITLVLYWLFVLEGVSILLIISVDRFLIIVQRQDKLTPSRARMFIAASWLFSFCLALPAAGSVPTIKASRCVLGYIESPNRGYTLLLVNAVFFVPVSVMLVSYLRILNTVRRNALRVHNHTFPSPEHGGKVSLPVLRRPPQLSVDVSFKTRAFTTILILFVGFSVCWLPHTALGLLAAFNQKFYTSNEFYAASVGALWLSYLKAVFNPVVYCWRIRKFREACDEFVPRSFRMPRLRARGGPRVRPCSIYVCAESQSAM encoded by the coding sequence atgATGGTGTGCAACGTCAGTTCAGGATGTGGTCTACCAGAACATCACACACTCAGATATGTAACAAATGTCACTGGGCTTCAGGAAACCACAAACTCCTCTTTATCCACCAGCCTGAAGGTTGTGCTGTCTGTTATAATGGTGGTCATCATCACCATCGGTTTTCTCGGAAACGCCATCGTCTGCCTCATAGTTTACCAAAAGCCGGCGATGCGTTCTGCCATCAATCTGTTACTAGCCACGCTGGCTTTCAGCGACATCATGCTCTCACTCTTCTGCATGCCTGTGACCGCTGTTACCGTGGTGTCCCATGATTGGTGTTTCGGACTGGACTTTTGCCGCATCACGCTCGTGCTCTATTGGCTCTTTGTTCTGGAAGGCGTGTCCATCCTGCTGATCATCAGCGTGGACCGCTTTCTCATCATCGTGCAGCGGCAAGACAAGCTGACGCCGAGTCGTGCTCGCATGTTCATCGCCGCGTCCTGGTTGTTCTCCTTCTGCTTGGCCTTGCCTGCTGCCGGCAGCGTGCCAACTATTAAAGCGTCACGCTGTGTTTTGGGCTACATCGAGTCCCCTAACCGCGGCTACACACTGCTGCTGGTCAACGCTGTCTTTTTCGTGCCCGTGAGCGTCATGCTGGTCTCCTATTTGCGCATCCTAAACACGGTGCGCCGCAACGCCTTGCGTGTCCACAACCACACCTTCCCCAGTCCTGAACATGGAGGAAAAGTGAGTTTGCCGGTTCTACGGCGCCCCCCGCAGCTCAGCGTGGACGTGAGCTTCAAGACTCGGGCCTTCACTACGATCCTTATCCTTTTTGTTGGCTTTTCCGTGTGCTGGCTGCCCCACACGGCGCTCGGCCTCTTGGCTGCTTTCAATCAGAAGTTCTACACGAGTAACGAGTTTTACGCAGCAAGCGTTGGGGCGCTGTGGCTCAGCTACTTGAAAGCTGTGTTTAACCCTGTGGTGTACTGCTGGAGGATCCGCAAGTTCCGCGAGGCCTGCGACGAGTTTGTGCCCAGGAGCTTCAGGATGCCCAGGCTGAGGGCACGAGGTGGACCCAGGGTCCGTCCCTGCAGCATCTACGTCTGCGCCGAGAGCCAGTCAGCCATGTGA